Genomic window (Desulforapulum autotrophicum HRM2):
GAGAGCATGTTCACAAAATGGCCAATCAAAGCCTTCCTTCGCCATACCTAAAGCAATGATTAAATCCATATCATCGACATTCTTCATTTGGCGTAGATAAGCAACAATTTTATCACGGTCTTTAGGATTATCGTTGACTAGATCAGCTACCGTAATCGTCTTGCTGTCACTATGACGTTTTACATAAATTACACCAGTCTCAGTATCTTGACGGGTCACTGTACCAATAATATCGAGTATGGAATCCACCTCATTATGTTTGTCTTTAGTGGATTCACCGGCGTTTACGTTGGGAATGTGTAAAATGGTTTTTTTGTCAGTATCCAACACCTCATTAATGGCGCTTAGATACCGGCCTTGATAGAAGTGGTAACCTATTCCCAACGTTTTTAGATTAGTATAACCATTAAGTTGTTCATAATAGTTGTAGGTGACTTTAGAAAACCTTGCCTCATCTTCTGGCAACAAAACCGGCACACTGTCACCCCGAAAATAAGAGCCCGTCATAGCAATGATATGAGCTGCAGTGTTATTCATAATGGAGCGTAACACCTCACCCAGTCGATTTTCACCATCGGCAGAGACATGATGAAACTCATCTATAGCCAGTAGAATATTATTAAAGACCGACTCCTCAACAGCATCGTAGGCAAAACGCAAGGTTGCATGAGTACAGATTAAAATGGTCTCACTGGAATCGCTAAGAAAATTTTTAAATGCAGTAACCTTACTGGAGTCTCCGCCTGGGGTACAAAGGTTATAATCTGAATTGAAATCCCAATCTGCAAAAAAACCATAAGTGGTGAGATCGGTATTATCAAAGGAACTACCGATAGAACGTTCTGGAACTGCAACAATGACTTTTTTGATTCCCTGGTTAAAAAGCTTATCCAGGCCTAGGAACATTAAAGCCCGAGATTTCCCTGAGGCGGGTGGGGCTTTTAATAATAGATATTGTGCGTTTCTCGCTTCAAAGGCACGTGCTTGCATCTCACGCATTCCCATATTATTAATGGAGAGGCTTTTTCCCGTTTGAGCATAGGTAACATCAACAAGATTGGGCATTAATAATCTCCTTAGCTTTTTTCAGCTTCGATCATTTCTTCATAAAGTTTAAAAAGAAACTCCAAACGTTCTTCATCACTTTTAAATGGATGGCTTCGATAACAACTTTCTACTGCCAAATCCATTTCATGGTGAGCTTGACGTAAACCATCGGGCATTTTGTCGGGGTCATAGAGTTGTGCCAATGTCTTTTCAGGGTGTTGTTCCCGTTCGTCCAGTACCTTGAAAACATGATCTTCGAGTCTTGTTTTCACTGCTTCAGTTATTTTCGGAAAGGGAAAAGTGTTGTAACAGAGAGCTGAAGAGTAGCGATAATCAGTTTTAAGACGACCAGCCACAGTTCGGACCCATGCCATGTGTATACGAGAAGAGATTATGGCAAAAATGTAAAGCGGTGGATCGTATATTGCAAAAGCAGAATCCAGAATGATGGTATCACTTTTAAGAAAACCTATTGGAATATAGTGCCTTCTTTCAGATGAAACTCTTGGAATAATGATAGAATTTTGTTGACTATATCTTGCTTCTGCAAAACGGTGCGAAGTTAATGCATTTTTTATTGTTGCTTTTTTTTTACTGTTCAATCGAAACAGTTTAACCTTTTCTATCCTTGACCTAATTTCTGTAAATGATTGCGCTTCCGTTAAATCATCATTTTCTATCCACAAACAATATCGCAGTTTATCATTTATAAATTCTGCAGAACCCATCATCTTTTTTAAAAAGCACCCAGCTTCTGGTTTGTTTTCCAATAGGTTATTATATTCTAATGCCGTTAACGATAAATGCCCCCCATCAACAGCCCCGTTCCCACGTAACATCTCAGGAATTGATGAAAGAGGTGAATGCCTTTTTGAAATAGTAATATTTTTAGCATTTTTTAAATATGGATTGATATTTTTTACGTTACGGCAGATTGCTCCATTAAATATCAATTTGGGATTTGTATTTAGATTTCTCATCCCCACAATAATACATATTACACCTGCATTGCCTTTAGCATTATTTGTCCATTTGAACGACTGGTGAGCAAAGTTAATTTCACATTTCAAGTTAAAAAGATAAGGCCATAGAATTGCCGCTTGTTCTCCTTGGCATATTGAATTAGTAGAAACAAAAGCAAACTGAGCCTTTGATTTTTGAATGTATCTTGCAGCAAGAAAAAACCAGCAAGCGATATAGTCTAAGACTTTATACTTTTTCATATTCAGAAACACTTTAGATAAGTCTTCCTTTTGTTCTTTTGATTGAAGACTATAGCCTAAATACGGCGGGTTCCCTAAAATATATATTTCATTTCCTTTTGGACACACCTCCTCCCAATTTAGCCGCGTTGCATTGCCACAAACAATATTTCCCCCATCCTTTAATGGTAATGTTGGGCGAATCTGGCCAAAGACCTCTTTAAAAGCAAGGTTCATCTGATGCTCTGCTAGCCACAGCGAGAGTTTGGCAGTCTCATGGGCAAAGTCATCAAGCTCGATCCCGTAAAACTGGGTGAGCTTGATATTGCTAAATAATGTAAGCTGTTTTCCTTCCAACTGCTTAAAAATCTCAATTTCAATTTTGCAGAGCTCCTTGTATGCAATAATCAAAAAATTTCCTGACCCACAGGCTGGATCAAATATGCGTAAGTGGCAAAGTCTATCCAACAATTTCAACAACTTTTTCTTATTATCCCCTGCCCGCTCCAGATCAGAATAAAGATCATTCAGAAACAGCGGTTCAATCACCTTCATAATGTTGACTACCGAAGTATAATGCATCCCTAAACCGCTACGCTGGTCATTATGCACGACGGCCTGAATCATGGAACCAAAAATATCAGGATTGATTGCTTTCCAGTTAAGAGCTCCACATTCGATAATGATCTTTCTCGATTTTGTACTGAATGTCGGAACTGGGTAATCATCTGCAAACAAACCGCCATTGACATAGGGAAAATCTTGTAAAAATTTTGGATAGTCCGAACGTTCAGGTAAATTGAGCACCTTGAAGAATTTTTGAAAATAAGTTTGCAAATCCCTACCATCCTGACCAGTATGGGAAGCCAACGCATTGGTGAACTGGTCATCAGCAAAAATACCGGTATCTTCAGCAAAGAAACAGAACAGTAGGCGAGATAGAAAGATGTTTAGAGAATGCCTATCTCTCTCATTTTCGGTTGGGTTATCTTCCAGTATGAGATCATAGAGTTTGCCCATACGTTCAGCGGCCTTAATGTCCGCAGGATTTTCACTCTGAAACTGTGACTTCTCCATTCCCGACCAGGGCAGGAAGAAATCATAAAATTTCGATAAATCCATAATAGGTACATCTAAAGTATCTTCAGTTTTAGTGTCTACCGATAATAGGGTCTTGAAATCGGTAACAATGATGAAACGAGGATGATGTTTGGTAATGCCAGGGTCTTTCTTTAACCTGTCAATCAGGTCATGTAGATCACTATCGGTTTCTTTTTTAAAAAAGAGCTTCTTCTTCCAGATAATTTCCCCAGGGTTTTTCGAAAGATTATAATCACCTTTTTGTAATCGGGTGATAGAGGCTTTAGGCTGATTGTATGCGAGCAACAGGTCATAGATAAATGTTTCTTCGACAAGATTCGCTACAAGCATTTGAACATTTTCTTCTAATTTCTCAATATTCATAAATGGGTCCAACCTTCTATTTTGGATGATATCCAACTCTAATTCATATTTCCCGATCATATGTATCAGTATTATAAAATGGTGTAAAGAGTCCCTATTGCAGTAAACATAAGGGCTGGCATCCGCTTGTTAATTCCAGTTGATCTAAATGGTCCCAGGTATGGCTGTTGGGTCTATCTTAAACGTATCATGGTCATTCCGTTTTAAACCTGCCTCACCTTTATTACAAGGGACCCTCTTTTAGGCCATATCCTGATCTTGGATTAACATCCTGGTCGTCTCAGATAAAATTCACCCAGATTTATCGCCTGTGGGACACAGTGTTGAGAGTGGCATTTGTTCAACATATTGGTCTATTATAGGGGTGTAGGGTCTCCTCATGATCCACATCCTACACCTCCATTCCCAACCCCAAAGCAGCCAACAAGACGGCATCATCGCTGTCTGAACGTACATTTATTACCCCCCCCCATCGCCATTAATCAAGAAAGGAGCAGCATCATGAACAACAGTTCATTGATCATCAGCGCCGGGAAACCCATCCAGTTCCCAGCACAAATTCCATGTCCATCCTGCCAGCAGCCCATGAAGGCAGCACGGAAGTCTATCATCCAGCAAACGAGGCTTTTCACCTGCACCTGCGGTCATAGCCTGTGGCTGTCATCAGAGCAGTTTGAAGTCAGCACAGGGTTATGTTTCATCTGCGGAAAAACAGATTGCTGCGCCAGGGTCCATTCTTTCCAGGGTTTCATTCGGGCTGGCATGGGTCTGTAAAACAACAAACACAGCACCAGAATCAACAATTGGCTTTCCTTTAATCGGGAGGGCCATTTTCATTTTCACCATCAGCAAAAGGAGGTTTTTATGCTTACCCCCATCAACCAGACAGAGATTATCAAACGTTTCAAGCCTCCAGGAGAACCATCCCCGGGGGCAGACAAAACGAAATCCGGCGGCATAACTCTATTCCCCAATGCTCCCTTGGACATGCCCACCGAGACCTTCACCAAGGCCTTGAACAAACGTGAAGAGAACAGGAAGGCACTGCTCCGGTGGATGCGGGAGAATTTCAGAGAGGGCATTGAGTTCGGGAGAATCCATCTGGATGAGCGGTGCCGATACGCGAGAGCCGGAAATCCTGCCCTGTGTCGAGACATCAGCCATTATTCCCGCCCGATGCTCTACAAGGCCGGTGCTGAACGTATTATCGCTGTACTGGGACTTACAGCTCGATTCCCCAATCTGGAACAGTATGAAAAGGCCTGTGTCTTTCGTCAAGAAGTCAGCCAAATAATCATCAAATGTGAACTTCACACGCAAAATGGCGCTGTTGTTTCTGAAGGGACTGGTGGTCGCCACATCCGGCAGGACAACTGGAGTCTAAATACCAGCATCAAGATGGCTGTCAAGTCCGCTCTGGTGGATGCCGTAATCCGTGTTTCGGCTCTGTCCGGGGTGTTCATCAAGACCCATCAGCACACCCTAACCAGGCTGGGAGATTGTCATCAAAGCACTATGCCTGTCATGTCAGGTTGTAATCGGGACAACTTCCATGGACGGTCAGATTGTAATTTTCGTACAGAGAAGCCAATGACCCCGAAGCAACAGAAGTTGATTCAGCATATCACTGGAAAACGAGGCTACAACACAGACAGCTTGAATAGCCAGTGCCAGGATTTATTCGGGAAGCACCTGAATGATCTTAACAGGGTTGAAGCCTCACGGTTCATAAAGCATCTCATCAATAAAAACGGCTGAAATCCAGCCATAATCACCAACACAAAAGGAGACGACAACAATGTGGAACACACCAACACCTGAACAATTGGCAACTATCCCGAGACTCTATGAGACAGAACACATACCCATGAAGGACAAAATCGTTCATTTCCATTTCTTCATCGGCGGCTGCGACTGGTTTGTTGTTGAGTTCGATGGGGTAGATACCTTCTTTGGCTTTGCCATTCTCCATGGAGATTTGCGTAATGCGGAATGGGGCTATGCCAGTCTCAATGAACTGAAATCCATCAAGGCAAAGGGGTATCTTGAGATTGATTGCGATTTCTACTGGAAGCCCAGACCTGCCTGGCAAGTGGAACTCATCTGTAAGGCCCAGGGATGGCCATTTACCACCATGAACAACTCTCAGAAAGGGGAAAACCAATGGCATACACTCCCGAATTAACACAACTGCACAGTGCCACCTTACGGCGTATTGCCTGGAAATTGCGGATGCCAATGACAAAGGCAATGAATGAAATTTTTGATTATCTTGGGGCCACACTGGACAAGGATAAAATATGCCAGGCCTGCCGGGATAAAACAAAATGTGCTTCATGTCCATTCAACAGATAGGAGGAACGAATGAGAAAAATCCATAATTACCGAATCAACAAAGAAGATTTCTGGGAGATGCTGCATGCCAAACGACACAGCCCGTGCCTTGTAATCACATTCAGGGACATATCCGGCCAGCATACTCATAAACTTTCTGCCGGTTATGGTGATGGCTTGGATGTGTATCGTGAGGGCCTTCAGACCTATGTCCTTAGCCACAATAAGAGCCTCGGATATGTTGGCCTACAGATCTTTGAGGGCTCTGAAATCGTAGGGGAAATGTTCGTAGAAGACCATGAGATTAAAGAGACCCTGGGGCGTGAAGGATTGCCCCCTTCCACAATCATCAAAAAGCTGAGGGAATTTATATGAGATACACAGCCGGATAGAATACATTTTCTGTTAACCAGGCGCTAACAACCACACAACCCCAAAAACCCGTATCATCAATACCATAGGCTTTTCTGGATTCTCCAGGAAGGCTTTTTTTATTTTAAGGAGTAGTCAACATGAAAAAGGCAAGGGTCATGGAACAGCCACCGGAATACAAGCAGATAAATTTATTTGGCGAACCTAAGACGAACACAAAACCCAGCAAGAAGTTTATCTCTGTTTACCGGGTCTCCCTGGTTCGAGATAAAGGCATAAAGTTTGGTCGGGAATCATTGAGTGGGCCTAAGCAGGCTCAGAAGATAATGAAATCTCTAATTGAGATGCAGGGGCAGCCAGATCGGGAGCAGTTCTGTATCTTGATGCTAAATGCTAAGAACAAAATTATAGGCTTAAATATCGTTTCTACAGGAAGCCTCTCTTCTGCCACTGTTCATCCAAGGGAGGTATTAAAACCAGCAATTCTGGCTAATTCCTCAGCCATGATTCTCTGTCATAACCACCCCAGTGGCACCCTTACTCCATCCCCTGAAGACATAGCCATCACAAAAAGGATCATCCAGGCTTCCGATATTATGGGAATAACTGTCCACGAACATCTCATCATAAATATGGACGATGATTCCTTCTATAGCTTTTCAGAAAATGGGTTGATTCAGGATATGTACAACGAATCAATCTGAACCTACCGGCACAATTCATTGACCTTCAACCATTTGTCAGCCCGGCAAGTGGTTTTTTTATGCCCAAAACACAAGGAGACAGAAATGAAAAAGATTTACAGAAACAACGCATTGGCAAACCAGGGAATTACAACAAAAGAAGACCTTCAACAACGTTTGCTCGATATATTTGAGATTGTGGATAGCCAAAACTCTGCCCTGGTTGGGGTCTACAAACTGGTCTTTCCAGACTGGGACCGCATCAAACAAATTGAAGGGTTCCCAGAGGTTGGGCGAGAAATGTGGAAGTATATCTGCAACCTGTTCATCGAATTTGACCGCCAGCATCACCCGAACGTATTCCACGGAGGCATCTGGCTCAACAACGGTTTCAGTAGCAACGACAGGTTGGACGGCTGGGCAATCAGTTTTGACACCGTCAAGGTCATCTACGCATAAAAATTTTAACGACATTCAGGAAGCCATCTGGGGAATTTCAACCCTGGGTGGCTTTTTCTGCTTTTGGAGGTCCCACATGACAAAGGAACAGAAGGAAACATATCAGGACGCAGACGAACTCAGGGAGATAATCTGTTAAGATGCGAATACTCTAACGCCTACCCCCAAAATCGTTCGCAAAATACTATAACGCTATGATTAGGGCAGCCCGCCGCGAATACCCCGCCAAATAGAAAATAAATCATACCCCGCTTACCCCGCCGCTTTTACGACAAAATCAATTTTTAGGGCTATATTTTCATCCAGATTTAAATTTGGAGAAAATATAATGGCAAAAAGTTCAAGTGGAAAACGCCCCTGCTGTATTTGCCGCAAATGGTTTAAGCCGGATGTCCGCCAAAAAGGACGACAGACAACATGTGGAAGGTCTGCCTGCAAAACTGAACAGCACCGAAGAAACTGTCAAAAATGGAACAAAAAAAACGGTGAATATTTTAAAAATAACTATCTGGGTAAAAAATTAGAAAAGATTGAGGAAGAATCTTCTAAGGAATTTAAATCCAGCATACCTCCCCATGAACACCCCCCGCCCAACTGCCTGGCAAAGCCCGTATTGCCATATGAAATTTTAGAAAACGAGTATGGAACAAGAAATATGATCGTCATCCAATATGTAGCTTGGCAGATTCTGAATCAGTCATACGATTCAAAAACTGCGTTCAGATAGGGGGGGGGTGTTTATGGATAAAAACCTCGACTAATCGAATCGGAGTTTCAAGACGCATCATAGACTTAACCAACTGTAATTCATTGATATCCCAACAAAGTAATCGACTTAGGGTTTTAAGACGCATCATTAACCTAAACCTCTGTAAATAAAGGAGATACGAACAGACTAATACATAAGGGTGTTTAAGACACAACAGACAAGGATGGGGCTATTATAGTAGTTTAAAAATAGGATTTTTACACCTTGCCTTGAGCTTAAGGCAAAGTGCCTTGATAACCCCGACAAATGTGAGGACTCATGCCAAAAAAATTTTCATCCCAAGAGTTGTTTGAATTAAGAAATTTTATCCCTGTGGAGATGTTGATAAGGGAGCAACTGGAAATGCCATCAAAAATCAGTGAAGGCTTTTTCCGTTTTCTGTGCCCGATCTGTAATGAATTCCAGACAGCCATAAACCCA
Coding sequences:
- a CDS encoding DEAD/DEAH box helicase, yielding MPNLVDVTYAQTGKSLSINNMGMREMQARAFEARNAQYLLLKAPPASGKSRALMFLGLDKLFNQGIKKVIVAVPERSIGSSFDNTDLTTYGFFADWDFNSDYNLCTPGGDSSKVTAFKNFLSDSSETILICTHATLRFAYDAVEESVFNNILLAIDEFHHVSADGENRLGEVLRSIMNNTAAHIIAMTGSYFRGDSVPVLLPEDEARFSKVTYNYYEQLNGYTNLKTLGIGYHFYQGRYLSAINEVLDTDKKTILHIPNVNAGESTKDKHNEVDSILDIIGTVTRQDTETGVIYVKRHSDSKTITVADLVNDNPKDRDKIVAYLRQMKNVDDMDLIIALGMAKEGFDWPFCEHALTVGYRGSLTEIIQIIGRATRDSNNKTHAQFTNLIAQPDAADDQVKLSVNNMLKAITASLLMEQVLAPNFKFKTRRFDDDENEEGTIKIRGFKEPSSQRVKDIVESDLNDLKAAILQDSKILQALPGEFIDPEVINKVMIPKVIQTKYPGLSAKEVEEVRQHVVADSAIKNGEIKEVGDKRFVRMAGKFVNIEELHIDLIDQINPFQKAFEVLSKSVTAKLLKVIQETIDAGRILMTDEEAVILYRDKIGPFIKVHGREPNMNSTDPLERRQAEALVYLRNKKRQMASENG
- a CDS encoding DUF2958 domain-containing protein codes for the protein MWNTPTPEQLATIPRLYETEHIPMKDKIVHFHFFIGGCDWFVVEFDGVDTFFGFAILHGDLRNAEWGYASLNELKSIKAKGYLEIDCDFYWKPRPAWQVELICKAQGWPFTTMNNSQKGENQWHTLPN
- a CDS encoding JAB domain-containing protein, whose amino-acid sequence is MKKARVMEQPPEYKQINLFGEPKTNTKPSKKFISVYRVSLVRDKGIKFGRESLSGPKQAQKIMKSLIEMQGQPDREQFCILMLNAKNKIIGLNIVSTGSLSSATVHPREVLKPAILANSSAMILCHNHPSGTLTPSPEDIAITKRIIQASDIMGITVHEHLIINMDDDSFYSFSENGLIQDMYNESI
- a CDS encoding class I SAM-dependent DNA methyltransferase, whose translation is MIGKYELELDIIQNRRLDPFMNIEKLEENVQMLVANLVEETFIYDLLLAYNQPKASITRLQKGDYNLSKNPGEIIWKKKLFFKKETDSDLHDLIDRLKKDPGITKHHPRFIIVTDFKTLLSVDTKTEDTLDVPIMDLSKFYDFFLPWSGMEKSQFQSENPADIKAAERMGKLYDLILEDNPTENERDRHSLNIFLSRLLFCFFAEDTGIFADDQFTNALASHTGQDGRDLQTYFQKFFKVLNLPERSDYPKFLQDFPYVNGGLFADDYPVPTFSTKSRKIIIECGALNWKAINPDIFGSMIQAVVHNDQRSGLGMHYTSVVNIMKVIEPLFLNDLYSDLERAGDNKKKLLKLLDRLCHLRIFDPACGSGNFLIIAYKELCKIEIEIFKQLEGKQLTLFSNIKLTQFYGIELDDFAHETAKLSLWLAEHQMNLAFKEVFGQIRPTLPLKDGGNIVCGNATRLNWEEVCPKGNEIYILGNPPYLGYSLQSKEQKEDLSKVFLNMKKYKVLDYIACWFFLAARYIQKSKAQFAFVSTNSICQGEQAAILWPYLFNLKCEINFAHQSFKWTNNAKGNAGVICIIVGMRNLNTNPKLIFNGAICRNVKNINPYLKNAKNITISKRHSPLSSIPEMLRGNGAVDGGHLSLTALEYNNLLENKPEAGCFLKKMMGSAEFINDKLRYCLWIENDDLTEAQSFTEIRSRIEKVKLFRLNSKKKATIKNALTSHRFAEARYSQQNSIIIPRVSSERRHYIPIGFLKSDTIILDSAFAIYDPPLYIFAIISSRIHMAWVRTVAGRLKTDYRYSSALCYNTFPFPKITEAVKTRLEDHVFKVLDEREQHPEKTLAQLYDPDKMPDGLRQAHHEMDLAVESCYRSHPFKSDEERLEFLFKLYEEMIEAEKS